From Pseudomonas sp. B21-028, one genomic window encodes:
- a CDS encoding DUF3313 domain-containing protein, whose product MKFASTISIACVFSLTLAGCSSKVTQPDEYSGFLGDYSRLKEEKSPSGAEVMRWVDPQIDPDKYTHIYIEPTQLYPKPKPTVKIPQATLSGITAYYDQALRREAGKSLPLATAPGPGVLVMRAAITAVGSKTEGLKPYEVVPIALVAAAVSTASGIRDQETTLGTEAVFLDGGNNAVIAQVVRKGTGRPLSNDSQVMKPDDVKGVIDGWAVDLHQSFLKLKDK is encoded by the coding sequence ATGAAATTCGCGTCCACCATCAGCATCGCCTGTGTCTTCTCGCTCACCTTGGCGGGTTGCTCCAGCAAAGTCACTCAGCCAGATGAATACTCCGGGTTCCTGGGGGATTACAGCCGGCTGAAGGAAGAGAAATCACCTTCGGGAGCCGAGGTGATGCGTTGGGTCGATCCGCAGATCGATCCGGACAAATACACCCACATCTATATCGAGCCGACGCAGTTGTACCCCAAGCCGAAGCCGACCGTGAAAATTCCCCAGGCCACCTTGTCCGGCATCACCGCGTATTACGACCAGGCGCTCAGGCGAGAAGCAGGCAAGTCCTTGCCCCTGGCGACCGCTCCAGGCCCGGGCGTATTGGTGATGCGTGCGGCCATCACCGCCGTCGGCAGCAAGACCGAGGGCCTGAAGCCTTATGAGGTGGTGCCGATTGCGCTGGTGGCGGCCGCGGTCAGTACCGCCAGCGGGATTCGCGACCAGGAAACCACGCTGGGCACCGAGGCGGTGTTCCTCGACGGCGGTAACAACGCGGTGATCGCCCAGGTGGTGCGCAAGGGCACGGGCAGGCCGTTATCCAATGACTCCCAGGTGATGAAGCCTGATGACGTCAAAGGCGTCATCGATGGGTGGGCGGTGGATCTGCACCAGTCGTTCCTGAAGCTCAAGGACAAGTAG